In Pseudoclavibacter sp. Marseille-Q3772, the sequence GGTCGTTGTGCGCCGCCTGTGCTCGTTATTGATTGCCGTTCTCTTTTCCGTCTCGATGTCGGCCTGCTCGCCAGGAGAATCGCCACCAGTGGATACGCTGTCAGAAATCACCACGATCGAGGAAGCTAAGCGGGAGAGCTTACGCATCATGCGCGAGCTCGTGGGGATGGCTGACGGGTTGGCGATTTCACCAGCTGAGGATCAGCCAGAATCGATCGAGACTCAAAAGCTGGTGCTTGCACCATGTCGCGATGGTGGGTATCAGTACCCGGGTATCACTGCAGTGGTGTTTGCCGACGATGCGAGCGTGTTGGAATTCGAGGAGAGAATTCTCTCGCATTTCCGGAGTTCATCTGCCTGGGAAGAACGACGCCGAACCCGCCCCTCAGGCGAAGTCGTTATCACGTTCAATGGCACGAATGGCTTCACCGTGGGCACGGTCACTCATACGGACGCGAACAACAAACGCGTGGTCATCCGTGCGTACAGCCCGTGTGTGGAATTACCGGAAGATTTCCCAAACCACGGTGGCTACACCTACTGATCCCAATATCTTCCTCGACACGAAGCAGGCGCGGCACATCGCGCTCACGTCCGGCAGGCATGGCTCGCCATGACTGCGACAAATCCGCGGGCAGCCGCCCATCTCGGATGGAGCTAATGCTTAAACCGCCGCGCGCCTAACAGGCACTGTTAGCGAACCGCGGTCAGCCAGCCGTGCCGGTCGGCGACGGTACCGTTCTGGATACCGGTCAGTTCCTGTCGCAAGCGCATTGCGACGGAATGCTCATCGACCGGCGGGTTGGTGAGCTCGAACTCCTCACCCTTGAGCACCCCAATCGGAGCGACGACCGCCGCGGTGCCCACAGCGAATGCTTCAACGATCTCGCCCGACTCGGTGCCAGCGCGCCACTCGTCGATCGTGACCGGGCGACGCTCAACCCGCATCCCCGCATCCTGTGCCAGTTCAAGGAGTGACTTATTGGTGATCGAATCGAGAATCGAATCGGACTTCGGCGTGACGATGGTGCCATCCCGGAACGCAAACACGATGTTCATACCACCGAGCTCTTCGATGTACTTCCCCTCACAGGAGTCGAGGAAGAGCACCTGCTCGCAGCCGTTCGCATAAGCAGTCTCCTGCGGTAGCAGCGAGGCAGCGTAGTTACCACCACACTTGGCAGCACCGGTACCGCCCTTGCCGGCACGGGCGAGCTCGGCTTCGAGCCAGATATTGACCGGCTGAGTCGGGTCAGCAAAATACGAACCGGCGGGGCAGGCAATAACCATGTATGTCACTCGCTGGGCCGCGCGCACACCGAGGAAGTCCTCGTTCGCAATCATGAATGGCCGCAGGTACAGTGACTTGTCTTCGCCGTGCGGCGGCACCCACGCTTCGTCAATGGCAACCAGTTGTCGCAGCGACTCGATGAACAGTTCGGTTGGCAGCTCGGGCAGAGCGAGTCGGCGGGCGGATGCTTGCAATCGGGCAGCGTTTTGGTCGGGTCGGAAGATGTGGGTGGATCCGTCAGCGTGCCGGTACGCCTTAATGCCCTCGAATATTTCCTGCCCGTAGTGCAGCACGGCGTTCGCGGGGTTGAGCGATAACGGGCCATAGGGCACGACGCGCGCATCGTGCCAGCCTGCTTCGCGAGTCCAATCGATCATGACCATGTGATCGGTCATGTAGTTACCGAACCCGGGGTTTGCGTGCGCGGTCGCGATTGCCTCCGCATCGGCCGCCTGCGGATTCTTAGTGACGTGAAACGTGATGTTTTCGCTGGTCATTGGCGTTCTTTCTCCAGTGCGTGTTGGTGTGTGCGAGCTAGCGCTCATCTGCGGCGCGTGAGCTCGAAATAATTGCTTCAGTAATCGCATCGCCGATTTCGGTGGTGGTGCGCGCTGCACCGGATCGCGAGCGCATGTCCTGTTCACAGGCTGCTTCAACGCGAGCAGCGGCATCCTCATGACCGAAGTGACGCAGCAGCATCGCGCCAGAGAGGATGGCGGCGGTTGGGTCAGCTTTCCCCGTGCCAGCGATATCGGGGGCCGATCCGTGCACCGGCTCAAACATGCTCGGGAAGTCTCCGGTCGGGTTGAGGTTTCCGGATGCGGCCAGACCAATTCCGCCGGTGACGGCGCCGGCAAGGTCGGTGATGATATCGCCAAAAATATTGTCAGTAACGATGACGTCGAAGCGTGCCGGGTCGGTAACGAAGAAGATTGTTACCGCGTCAATGTGCAGGTAGTCGACTTCGACG encodes:
- a CDS encoding branched-chain amino acid aminotransferase, whose product is MTSENITFHVTKNPQAADAEAIATAHANPGFGNYMTDHMVMIDWTREAGWHDARVVPYGPLSLNPANAVLHYGQEIFEGIKAYRHADGSTHIFRPDQNAARLQASARRLALPELPTELFIESLRQLVAIDEAWVPPHGEDKSLYLRPFMIANEDFLGVRAAQRVTYMVIACPAGSYFADPTQPVNIWLEAELARAGKGGTGAAKCGGNYAASLLPQETAYANGCEQVLFLDSCEGKYIEELGGMNIVFAFRDGTIVTPKSDSILDSITNKSLLELAQDAGMRVERRPVTIDEWRAGTESGEIVEAFAVGTAAVVAPIGVLKGEEFELTNPPVDEHSVAMRLRQELTGIQNGTVADRHGWLTAVR